A genomic segment from Desulfovibrio aminophilus DSM 12254 encodes:
- a CDS encoding APC family permease, which yields MPDLQKKYGFWTAAAMVVGIVIGSGVFFKADDVLKASGGSLTTALLAWLIGGSIMVVTAYVFSKIATRIERVNGVVDYFEQAYGRKAGYMVAWFMTFIYYPTLVAVLAWVSAKYTVGLLGMKDGLWPVSVVYLTGFFLLNYFSPRLAGAWQVSATVIKLIPLGLVAVVGGIAGLRSGMTMSNFMQTAQGVSGQGGLAVATLSTAFAYEGWIIATVINAELRDAKRTLPRALIAGTIAVVTIYMLYYLGISGVLTNAQVLEAGDAAPVQVIGLVFNTIGGTLLTVFVIISCLGTLNGLIMGSARGMYSIAARDMGPCPAFFRRINAVTNSTINSALLGYLLSCFWLLVWYGNFAGWWGQFMDVSELPIAILYVIYISIYIWVMKTFTDLGPFSRYLCPLLAGMGSLYIIWGAIQKDMFLHFLILALGILAVGFALMRDRKKA from the coding sequence ATGCCTGACCTACAAAAAAAATACGGTTTCTGGACCGCGGCCGCCATGGTCGTCGGCATCGTCATCGGCTCCGGCGTGTTCTTCAAGGCCGACGACGTACTCAAGGCCTCCGGCGGCAGCCTCACCACGGCCCTGCTCGCCTGGCTCATCGGCGGCTCGATCATGGTCGTGACCGCCTACGTCTTCTCCAAGATCGCCACCCGCATCGAGCGGGTCAACGGCGTGGTGGACTACTTCGAACAGGCCTACGGCAGGAAGGCGGGCTACATGGTGGCCTGGTTCATGACCTTCATCTACTACCCCACGCTGGTGGCGGTGCTCGCCTGGGTCTCGGCCAAATACACCGTGGGGCTGCTCGGGATGAAGGACGGCCTCTGGCCCGTGTCCGTCGTCTACCTGACCGGCTTCTTCCTGCTGAACTACTTCTCGCCCAGGCTCGCGGGCGCGTGGCAGGTCTCCGCCACCGTGATCAAGCTCATCCCCCTGGGCCTGGTGGCCGTCGTGGGCGGCATCGCGGGCCTGCGCAGCGGGATGACCATGAGCAACTTCATGCAGACCGCTCAGGGCGTGTCCGGCCAGGGCGGCCTCGCCGTGGCCACCCTGTCCACGGCCTTCGCCTACGAGGGTTGGATCATCGCCACGGTCATCAACGCCGAGTTGCGCGACGCCAAGCGCACCTTGCCCCGGGCGCTGATCGCGGGGACCATCGCGGTGGTGACCATCTACATGCTCTACTACCTCGGCATCTCCGGCGTGCTGACCAACGCCCAGGTGCTCGAGGCGGGCGACGCCGCGCCGGTCCAGGTCATCGGCTTGGTGTTCAACACCATCGGCGGAACGCTGCTCACCGTCTTCGTCATCATCTCCTGCCTGGGCACGCTCAACGGCCTGATCATGGGCTCGGCCCGAGGCATGTACTCCATCGCCGCGCGCGACATGGGCCCCTGCCCGGCGTTCTTCCGCCGAATCAACGCCGTGACCAACAGCACCATCAACTCCGCGCTGCTCGGCTACCTCCTGTCCTGCTTCTGGCTCCTGGTCTGGTACGGCAACTTCGCGGGCTGGTGGGGCCAGTTCATGGACGTCTCCGAACTGCCCATCGCCATCCTCTATGTGATCTACATCTCCATCTACATCTGGGTGATGAAGACCTTCACGGACCTGGGCCCGTTCAGCCGCTACCTCTGCCCGCTGCTGGCGGGGATGGGCTCCCTGTACATCATCTGGGGCGCGATCCAGAAGGACATGTTCCTGCACTTCCTGATCCTGGCCCTGGGCATCCTGGCCGTGGGCTTCGCGCTCATGCGCGACAGGAAAAAGGCCTAG
- a CDS encoding ABC transporter permease: MRVLSRILLKLLWIAVVFLGITVVSFWVIHLAPGTPTDLQTTMNPTVTPEARARLEKLYGLDQPIHVQYGRWIARLATFDFGQSVSGDNRPVWDKIEERLPLTFGMNVASLILTLLLAVPIGVLSAWKQNGPFDRSMTVLVFIGFAMPGFWLALLLMLALGIHWPVLPISGITSLDFPHLSFWGKVADLARHLALPIFIYTFGSLAGLSRFMRASMLEVLRQDYIMTARAKGLPERIVIFRHALRNALMPVITILGLSVPGLIGGSVIIESIFALPGLGQLFYQAVMARDYPLIMGSLVLGAVLTLAGNLLADLGYGLADPRARRSGGEAA; this comes from the coding sequence ATGCGCGTGCTCTCCCGCATCCTGCTCAAACTCCTCTGGATCGCCGTGGTCTTTCTCGGGATCACGGTGGTCAGCTTCTGGGTCATCCACCTGGCCCCGGGCACGCCCACCGACCTCCAGACCACCATGAATCCCACGGTCACGCCCGAAGCCCGGGCCCGCCTGGAAAAGCTCTACGGCCTGGACCAGCCCATCCACGTGCAGTACGGCCGCTGGATCGCCCGGCTGGCCACCTTCGACTTCGGCCAGTCCGTGTCCGGCGACAACCGCCCCGTGTGGGACAAGATCGAGGAGCGCCTGCCGCTGACCTTCGGCATGAACGTGGCCTCCCTGATCCTGACCCTGCTCCTGGCCGTGCCCATAGGCGTGCTCTCGGCCTGGAAACAGAATGGGCCCTTCGATCGCTCCATGACCGTGCTCGTGTTCATCGGCTTCGCCATGCCCGGATTCTGGCTGGCCCTCCTGCTCATGCTGGCCCTGGGCATCCACTGGCCCGTGCTGCCCATCTCGGGCATCACCTCCCTGGACTTCCCGCACCTCTCCTTCTGGGGCAAGGTCGCGGACCTGGCCCGACACCTGGCCCTGCCCATCTTCATCTACACCTTCGGCTCCCTGGCCGGGCTCTCGCGCTTCATGCGCGCGTCCATGCTGGAGGTTCTGCGCCAGGACTACATCATGACCGCCCGGGCCAAGGGCCTGCCCGAACGGATCGTGATCTTCCGCCACGCCCTGCGCAACGCCCTCATGCCGGTGATCACCATCCTCGGTCTGTCCGTGCCCGGGCTCATCGGCGGAAGCGTGATCATCGAATCCATCTTCGCCCTGCCCGGCCTGGGCCAGCTCTTCTACCAGGCGGTCATGGCCCGGGACTACCCGCTCATCATGGGCAGCCTCGTGCTCGGCGCGGTGCTCACCCTGGCGGGCAATCTCCTGGCCGACCTGGGCTACGGCCTGGCCGACCCACGCGCGCGCCGCTCCGGCGGGGAGGCCGCGTGA